The proteins below come from a single Streptomyces sp. SCSIO 75703 genomic window:
- a CDS encoding PTS glucose transporter subunit IIA has protein sequence MTTVSSPLAGRAIGLAAVPDPVFSGAMVGPGTAIDPVREPSEAVSPVDGVIVSLHPHAFVVVDENGHGVLTHLGIDTVQLNGQGFELLVSKGDTVARGQAVVRWNPVEVEAAGKSPVCPVVALEASAEALSELREDGDVKAGESLFLWQ, from the coding sequence ATGACCACCGTGTCGTCCCCGCTGGCCGGACGCGCCATCGGACTGGCCGCCGTGCCCGATCCGGTCTTCTCCGGGGCCATGGTCGGCCCGGGTACCGCCATCGATCCCGTGAGAGAGCCCTCCGAGGCCGTCTCCCCCGTGGACGGTGTCATCGTCTCCCTGCACCCGCACGCCTTCGTCGTCGTCGACGAGAACGGCCACGGGGTGCTCACCCACCTCGGCATCGACACCGTGCAGCTCAACGGCCAGGGCTTCGAGCTGCTGGTGAGCAAGGGCGACACCGTCGCCCGCGGCCAGGCCGTGGTGCGCTGGAACCCCGTCGAGGTCGAGGCGGCCGGAAAGTCCCCCGTCTGCCCGGTCGTCGCCCTGGAGGCATCGGCCGAGGCCCTCTCCGAACTGCGCGAGGACGGGGACGTCAAGGCCGGCGAGAGCCTCTTCCTCTGGCAGTGA